The nucleotide window TTTCCGATGCGTCGCACTTTATCTTGTGGTTTCGCAAGCAGTACGGTGAGACGCCGTACAGCTTCCGCAAGCGCAGGCATGAAGTGGAGCGGTTTGACTGGCATGGCGACAAGGCGGGGTTGGACCCGGAGCCCTAACAAGCTATCGCGGTCGGGTGTAGGAGCGGCCTTGCGTCGCGAAAGGGCTGCAGAGCAGCCCCAGGATCGCACATTCAGCACAGATTGCCGCGGCCGCTTTGCGGCCCATCGCGACACAAGGCCGCTCCTACAGGGACCGCGTGGGTGTCAGAGCTGGCCGATGACCTGCATCCCCATCCGGCTGGTCCGTTTGCCGGGGCTGATACGTTCGATCATCTATTTGTTCCTTAGAACAGCACGTAAGTCTTGCGCAGGGTTTCGCGAATGTCCCAGACACCCTCGCAGTTCTCCGGAAACAGCACTGCGTCGCCGGCGCGCAGCTCTACCGGCTCGCCACCGTCGGGGGTGAAGGTGCACCAGCCGCTGACAATGTGGCTGAACTCACGGTTTTTCAGGTGCCGGCGGAACACACCCGGGCTGCTTTCCCATACGCCGATGCTGGCGCCGACGGCTTCGTCGGTCTGGTCCTGGGCGGTGGCTGCCTGGGCGACGGGTTCACCGATCGGCAGGCGGGCCGGGGCAGGGGCACCCAGCGACGCGAGGGGGGCATTGCGCACGACAGTCAGTACTTGGTTCACGAAAAGGCTCCTTCAGGCTTTACGAACAGCGGGTTTGGTAGCGGTAGAGGTGCGGGTGGGGTTACCAAGCGCCGCGGCTTGCTGTAGGTCGAGCTTGCTGGTCTCGGGGGCGAGCCACCAGGAAATCAGGGCGCCGAACAGCGAGATCAGGGCGGCAGCGAACATGGTGTTGGCAATGCCGTAGGAGGCCAGGGATATCGGCACCAGGTACGTGCCCACGGCCGCGCCGATGCGTGACAACGAAGTGGCCAGGCCCACCGCCGACGCACGGATTTCGGTCGGGAACAACTCGTTGGGGTAGACATATTCAAGCACCTGGGCGCCGCCGATCAGTACGGCATAGGCGCCGAACAGCACCAGTACGGTCGTTGGCGAGGCATCCGGGAACACCCCAAGCAGCACCAGCGACATGCCCGACCAGAGGAAACTGTGGATCAGCATGTT belongs to Pseudomonas putida NBRC 14164 and includes:
- a CDS encoding cupin domain-containing protein, encoding MNQVLTVVRNAPLASLGAPAPARLPIGEPVAQAATAQDQTDEAVGASIGVWESSPGVFRRHLKNREFSHIVSGWCTFTPDGGEPVELRAGDAVLFPENCEGVWDIRETLRKTYVLF